One Oceanicoccus sagamiensis genomic region harbors:
- a CDS encoding O-succinylhomoserine sulfhydrylase: protein MSEKDRERRAALSDARIDTLAIRAGQMRTGEGENSEPIYPTSSYVFDSAEQAARRFSGEESGNVYSRYTNPTVRNFEERIAAMEGGEAAVATASGMAAILSTCMSLLQAGDHVVCSRNVFGTTTNLFLKYLCKFGLEVSFVDLVNLEDWSQAIQANTKMLFCETPSNPICEVADLAALSALAKQHDCLFVVDNCFCTPALQKPLEFGADLVIHSATKYLDGQGRCVGGCVVGRRELTDEVVGFLRTCGPTMSAFNAWVFLKGLETLRLRMDAHSSNAMALALWLEQQQGIDKVYYAGLDSHPGKPLATKQQRAYGGVLSFCVSGDKAAAWRFIDATCICSLTANLGDVKTTIVHPATTTHGRLTDEQRAAANISDNLIRVAVGLEDIEDLKIDMQRGLAAL from the coding sequence ATGTCTGAAAAAGATCGTGAACGCAGAGCCGCATTAAGCGATGCCCGTATTGATACACTGGCCATTCGGGCAGGTCAAATGCGTACCGGTGAAGGTGAAAATTCAGAGCCCATTTATCCCACCTCAAGCTATGTGTTTGACAGTGCCGAACAGGCTGCCAGGCGTTTTTCCGGTGAGGAATCTGGCAATGTCTATTCCCGCTATACCAATCCGACAGTACGTAACTTTGAAGAGCGTATTGCGGCAATGGAGGGCGGCGAGGCGGCGGTAGCAACAGCGTCAGGTATGGCCGCTATTTTAAGTACCTGTATGTCACTGCTGCAAGCCGGTGACCATGTGGTGTGTTCCCGCAATGTGTTTGGTACAACAACCAACTTGTTCTTAAAATATCTGTGCAAATTTGGCCTTGAAGTCAGCTTTGTCGATTTGGTGAATCTGGAAGATTGGTCCCAGGCGATTCAAGCCAATACCAAAATGTTGTTTTGTGAAACGCCTTCAAACCCCATCTGTGAGGTGGCTGATTTGGCTGCTTTATCCGCGTTGGCCAAGCAGCATGATTGCTTATTTGTGGTGGATAATTGTTTTTGTACACCGGCCTTACAAAAGCCTTTAGAGTTTGGTGCTGACTTGGTAATTCACTCCGCTACCAAATACCTGGATGGCCAGGGTCGCTGTGTCGGTGGCTGTGTCGTTGGGCGCAGAGAGCTAACCGATGAAGTGGTGGGCTTTCTCCGTACCTGTGGCCCGACCATGAGTGCTTTTAACGCCTGGGTATTTTTAAAAGGTCTTGAAACCTTGCGCCTGCGGATGGATGCCCATAGCAGCAATGCTATGGCGCTAGCCTTGTGGCTGGAGCAGCAGCAAGGTATCGATAAGGTCTATTACGCAGGTTTAGATTCCCACCCCGGTAAACCGTTGGCGACCAAGCAGCAGCGTGCTTACGGTGGTGTCTTGTCATTTTGTGTTAGCGGCGACAAGGCAGCAGCATGGCGCTTTATTGATGCCACCTGTATCTGCTCACTCACGGCTAACCTCGGTGATGTAAAAACCACTATTGTGCATCCGGCCACCACCACTCATGGGCGTTTGACCGATGAGCAGCGTGCCGCTGCCAATATTAGTGACAACCTGATTCGTGTCGCTGTTGGCCTTGAAGATATCGAAGACCTTAAAATCGATATGCAGCGCGGCCTGGCAGCGCTTTAA
- a CDS encoding bifunctional aconitate hydratase 2/2-methylisocitrate dehydratase → MSLYSEYMDEIATREKDLGLNPKPIDSAELLSEIIAQIKDAGHEHRADSLKFFIYNTLPGTTSAAGVKAQFLKEIILGETVEGITTEFAFELLSHMKGGPSVDALLDLALSDDAAVATPAADVLKTQVFLYEADTDRLEAAFKAGNAVAKDILESYAQAEFFTKLPEIAEKIHVVTYIAGEGDISTDLLSPGNQAHSRSDRELHGQCMMTPEAQQEIVALQKQHPDAKVMMIAEKGTMGVGSSRMSGVNNVALWAGQQASPYVPFVNFAPVVAGTNGISPIFLTTVDVTGGIGLDLKNWVKKLDESGNPVLDDNGDPVLEQAYSVATGTVLTIDTKTKKLYNGDQELADVSSSFTPQKVEFMKAGGSYALVFGKKLQTIAANALGIKAPQVFAPSKEISIENQGLTAVEKIFNKNALGVASDTALHAGSDVRVRVNIVGSQDTTGLMTSQELESMAATVISPSVDGAYQSGCHTASVWDSKAQTNIPKLMSFMNKFGLITARDPKGVYPAMTDVIHKVLNDITVDDWSIIIGGDSHTRMSKGVAFGADSGTVAVALATGESAMPIPESVKVTFKGDMKDHMDFRDVVHATQAQMLKQFGGENVFQGRIIEVQIGTLMADQAFTFTDWTAEMKAKASICISNDETLIKSLELSKSRIQVMIDKGMDNGVNMLQGLIDLADKRITEIQSGENPALAPDNNANYYAEVVIDLDQIDEPMIADPDVNNADVSKRYTHDTIRPTSFYSGTKKVDLGFVGSCMVHKGDMQIIAQMLRNLESQGEVTFNAPLVIAPPTYNIVDELKAEGDWELLQKYAGFEFDDSAPKGAARTEYQNIMYLERPGCNLCMGNQEKAAKGDTVLATSTRLFQGRVVEDSDEKKGESLLASTPMVVLATVLGRIPTLEEYKDAVKGINLTDFAPPAEDLSVEPQAVPVKVVG, encoded by the coding sequence ATGAGCTTATATTCTGAATATATGGATGAAATCGCGACCCGTGAGAAAGATCTGGGGTTGAATCCAAAGCCAATTGATAGCGCCGAGCTGCTGTCAGAAATTATTGCCCAGATCAAAGACGCTGGTCATGAGCACCGCGCCGACTCTCTGAAGTTCTTTATCTACAACACCCTGCCCGGCACCACCAGTGCTGCCGGTGTTAAAGCGCAATTTCTGAAAGAGATTATCCTCGGTGAAACCGTAGAAGGTATTACTACAGAGTTTGCCTTTGAGTTGCTGTCTCATATGAAAGGCGGCCCGTCTGTTGACGCACTGCTGGACCTGGCTCTATCTGATGACGCAGCCGTTGCCACACCAGCTGCAGACGTTCTAAAGACTCAGGTATTTTTGTACGAGGCCGACACCGACCGCCTTGAAGCGGCCTTTAAAGCCGGCAATGCTGTCGCCAAAGATATTCTAGAAAGCTACGCACAAGCGGAGTTCTTCACCAAGCTGCCAGAGATCGCTGAGAAAATCCACGTTGTGACTTATATTGCTGGCGAAGGTGATATCTCTACTGACTTACTATCCCCCGGTAACCAGGCGCACTCTCGTTCAGACCGTGAACTGCACGGCCAGTGCATGATGACGCCAGAAGCCCAACAAGAAATCGTTGCTCTGCAAAAACAGCACCCTGATGCCAAAGTTATGATGATTGCCGAAAAAGGCACCATGGGGGTAGGTTCATCTCGTATGTCCGGTGTTAACAATGTAGCGCTTTGGGCCGGCCAGCAAGCCAGTCCCTACGTCCCCTTTGTTAACTTCGCACCGGTTGTTGCAGGTACCAACGGTATTTCTCCTATCTTCCTGACCACCGTTGACGTTACCGGTGGTATCGGCCTTGACCTGAAAAACTGGGTTAAGAAGCTGGACGAAAGTGGCAACCCTGTTCTGGACGATAACGGCGATCCGGTGCTGGAACAAGCTTATTCAGTAGCCACCGGCACCGTGCTGACCATCGATACCAAAACGAAGAAGCTCTACAACGGTGACCAGGAACTGGCTGATGTATCATCGTCGTTCACACCACAGAAAGTCGAATTTATGAAAGCCGGTGGTTCTTACGCGCTGGTATTCGGCAAAAAACTACAGACGATTGCTGCTAATGCGCTGGGCATTAAAGCACCTCAAGTATTTGCACCATCTAAAGAAATCTCTATTGAGAATCAGGGCCTGACCGCGGTTGAGAAAATCTTTAACAAGAACGCTCTGGGCGTTGCTTCTGACACAGCATTACACGCTGGTTCCGATGTCCGTGTTCGCGTGAATATTGTTGGCTCGCAAGATACCACTGGCCTGATGACATCTCAGGAATTGGAATCGATGGCCGCTACGGTTATCTCGCCAAGTGTTGATGGCGCCTATCAGTCAGGCTGTCACACTGCGTCGGTTTGGGATTCCAAAGCCCAGACGAATATCCCCAAGCTGATGTCGTTTATGAACAAGTTTGGTTTGATTACAGCGCGTGACCCTAAAGGGGTTTACCCCGCTATGACGGATGTTATTCACAAGGTATTGAACGACATTACTGTAGACGACTGGTCCATTATTATCGGTGGCGACTCACACACCCGTATGTCTAAAGGCGTAGCTTTTGGCGCAGACTCGGGCACCGTTGCGGTGGCACTAGCTACTGGCGAATCAGCCATGCCCATCCCTGAGTCAGTCAAGGTCACCTTCAAAGGCGATATGAAGGACCATATGGATTTCCGTGATGTGGTCCACGCCACTCAAGCCCAGATGCTGAAGCAGTTTGGTGGCGAAAACGTCTTCCAGGGCCGTATTATTGAAGTTCAAATCGGTACACTGATGGCTGACCAGGCTTTCACCTTTACCGACTGGACAGCAGAAATGAAGGCCAAAGCTTCAATCTGTATTTCTAATGACGAGACACTGATTAAATCTCTGGAACTGTCCAAGAGCCGTATCCAGGTGATGATCGACAAAGGCATGGATAACGGCGTTAATATGCTACAGGGCCTGATCGACTTAGCCGACAAGCGTATTACTGAAATCCAGTCCGGTGAGAACCCAGCCCTGGCACCCGATAATAACGCCAACTACTATGCAGAAGTTGTTATTGACCTTGACCAGATCGACGAGCCAATGATCGCCGATCCAGACGTCAACAATGCCGACGTATCCAAGCGTTACACCCACGATACTATTCGTCCTACTTCGTTCTACTCGGGCACTAAGAAAGTTGATTTGGGTTTTGTGGGTTCATGTATGGTGCACAAAGGCGATATGCAGATTATTGCCCAGATGCTGCGCAACCTTGAGTCTCAAGGTGAAGTGACGTTCAACGCACCGCTGGTTATCGCGCCACCAACCTACAATATTGTTGATGAACTGAAAGCCGAAGGCGACTGGGAACTATTACAGAAATACGCGGGTTTTGAATTTGACGACAGCGCACCCAAAGGCGCAGCTCGTACCGAATACCAAAATATCATGTATCTGGAGCGCCCTGGTTGTAATCTGTGTATGGGTAACCAGGAGAAAGCCGCGAAGGGTGATACTGTACTGGCTACGTCTACTCGCTTGTTCCAAGGCCGTGTGGTTGAAGATTCTGACGAGAAGAAAGGAGAGTCACTGTTGGCATCAACGCCAATGGTTGTACTGGCTACAGTTCTGGGCCGTATTCCCACTCTGGAAGAGTACAAAGACGCCGTTAAAGGTATTAACCTGACTGACTTTGCACCACCAGCGGAAGACCTAAGTGTTGAGCCTCAGGCTGTGCCGGTAAAAGTTGTAGGCTAG
- the purF gene encoding amidophosphoribosyltransferase → MCGIVGIVAKSNVNQDLYDALTVLQHRGQDAAGIVTCDNGRLNQRKGNGLAKDVFHTRHMQRLTGNIGVGHVRYPTAGSSSPALAQPFYVNSPYGISLAHNGNLTNAEELSKEIFQTDLRHLNTDSDSEVLLNIFAHELQKLGKLAPSAEDVFTAVSGVHARCRGGYGAIAMVANYGIVGFRDPNGIRPMVFGSRESEAGTEYMIASESVALDGLGFKLLRDIAPGEAVYIDMDGNLESRQCAAEAKASPCIFEHVYFARPDSIMDGVSVYKSRLRQGEKLAAKVLALRPDHDIDVVVPIPDSSRIAGQSMAHKLGVKFREGLVKNRYIGRTFIMPGQSQRKKSVKQKLNTIGLEFKDKNVMLVDDSIVRGTTCRQIIEMARDAGAAKVYFASAAPPVRYPNVYGIDMPAADELIAHGRSEQEVCDLIGADWLVYQDLDDLVASSAEGNQEITQFDCSVFNGEYITGDIDDQYLDRIAAARNDKSKSLQAETEDGAGIALHNDDAS, encoded by the coding sequence ATGTGCGGCATTGTCGGCATAGTAGCTAAGTCCAATGTAAATCAAGATCTCTATGATGCCTTAACGGTATTGCAACACCGCGGTCAGGATGCGGCGGGGATTGTCACCTGTGATAATGGTCGCCTTAACCAGCGTAAAGGCAATGGCCTGGCCAAAGACGTTTTCCACACCCGCCATATGCAACGGCTTACCGGCAATATTGGCGTAGGGCATGTGCGCTATCCAACTGCTGGTAGTTCCAGTCCTGCTCTGGCACAGCCTTTTTATGTTAATTCACCTTACGGTATTAGTCTTGCCCATAATGGCAATCTCACCAATGCCGAAGAACTAAGCAAAGAGATATTCCAGACTGACCTGCGTCATCTGAATACCGATTCAGACTCAGAGGTGTTACTGAATATCTTTGCACACGAACTACAAAAGCTGGGTAAGTTGGCTCCCTCAGCCGAAGATGTGTTTACCGCTGTAAGCGGTGTGCATGCCCGTTGTCGTGGTGGCTATGGTGCGATTGCCATGGTGGCCAATTATGGCATCGTTGGCTTTCGTGATCCCAATGGCATTCGCCCTATGGTGTTTGGTTCGCGGGAGAGCGAGGCCGGTACTGAATATATGATTGCCTCCGAGAGTGTTGCTCTCGATGGTTTGGGTTTTAAATTGCTAAGAGATATTGCGCCGGGTGAAGCGGTTTATATCGATATGGATGGCAATCTGGAGTCCCGTCAATGTGCGGCAGAAGCGAAAGCATCGCCCTGTATTTTTGAGCATGTTTATTTTGCTCGCCCTGATTCTATTATGGATGGTGTTTCGGTGTATAAGTCCCGTTTGCGCCAGGGAGAGAAATTAGCGGCTAAAGTGTTGGCTTTGCGCCCGGATCACGATATTGATGTGGTGGTGCCCATTCCGGATTCCAGTCGCATTGCCGGCCAGTCAATGGCCCATAAACTCGGGGTGAAATTCCGTGAAGGTCTGGTTAAAAACCGTTATATCGGTAGAACCTTTATTATGCCCGGCCAAAGTCAGCGCAAAAAATCCGTCAAACAGAAGCTCAATACCATTGGTTTGGAATTTAAAGACAAAAACGTCATGTTGGTCGATGACTCGATTGTGCGCGGCACGACATGTCGGCAAATTATAGAAATGGCCCGTGATGCCGGTGCGGCAAAAGTCTATTTTGCCTCTGCCGCACCGCCGGTCAGATACCCCAATGTCTACGGGATCGATATGCCCGCGGCGGATGAATTGATTGCCCATGGCCGCAGTGAGCAGGAAGTCTGTGACCTGATTGGTGCTGACTGGCTGGTGTATCAGGACCTTGATGATCTGGTAGCCAGTTCTGCTGAAGGTAATCAGGAAATCACCCAGTTTGACTGCTCCGTATTTAATGGCGAGTATATTACCGGTGATATCGATGATCAGTATCTGGATAGAATAGCCGCTGCGCGCAATGATAAGTCGAAATCACTGCAAGCAGAAACTGAAGATGGTGCAGGTATTGCCTTACATAATGACGATGCCTCGTAA
- a CDS encoding AAA family ATPase encodes MQKQIDRAVAEVSTVLLGKEVQVRLALCCLIAKGHLLIEDLPGMGKTTLSNALAKVLGLEYKRVQFTSDLLPADILGVSIFNRDSAQFQFIPGPVFTQVLLADEINRTTPKSQSALLEAMEEGQVTIEGETRELPAPFFVIATQNPSSQSGTYPLPESQLDRFLMRLSLGYPDREAERKLLLGEDSRRKLARLQQVMTTQELVAIQRAVEDIHCSDSLIDYVQRLVEYSRTQADLSCGLSPRGALALLRCAKTWALMLGRGHVVPEDIQMVLPSVVEHRLNTSVDYKSGSHGISQQLLEQVAVIV; translated from the coding sequence ATGCAAAAGCAAATTGATCGCGCGGTCGCTGAGGTGAGCACCGTATTACTGGGCAAAGAAGTACAAGTACGTTTGGCGCTATGCTGCCTGATAGCCAAAGGTCATTTGCTCATAGAAGACTTACCCGGCATGGGTAAAACGACCTTGTCTAACGCCTTGGCTAAAGTACTGGGGCTTGAGTATAAGCGAGTGCAGTTTACCAGCGATTTATTGCCCGCGGATATTTTAGGGGTTTCGATTTTTAATCGCGACTCAGCGCAGTTTCAGTTTATTCCCGGCCCGGTGTTTACCCAGGTTTTACTCGCCGATGAAATAAACCGAACCACACCAAAGTCACAAAGTGCCTTGCTGGAAGCTATGGAAGAAGGGCAGGTCACCATCGAGGGAGAGACGCGGGAATTACCCGCGCCTTTTTTTGTTATTGCCACGCAAAACCCTTCCAGTCAATCAGGTACCTATCCATTGCCTGAATCTCAGCTAGACCGTTTTCTAATGCGTTTATCACTGGGTTACCCTGATCGTGAGGCAGAGCGAAAATTACTGTTAGGGGAAGATAGCCGCCGCAAGTTGGCGCGTTTGCAGCAGGTGATGACCACTCAGGAGTTAGTGGCAATCCAGCGTGCAGTAGAAGATATCCATTGCTCGGATAGTCTGATCGATTATGTTCAGCGCCTGGTTGAGTATAGTCGTACCCAGGCCGATTTAAGTTGTGGTCTTTCACCCCGTGGTGCCTTGGCACTGCTGCGCTGTGCAAAAACCTGGGCGTTAATGTTAGGCCGCGGTCATGTGGTGCCGGAAGATATCCAAATGGTATTGCCTTCGGTGGTTGAGCACCGGCTTAACACATCCGTAGATTATAAGTCCGGCAGTCATGGCATATCGCAACAGTTATTAGAGCAAGTGGCCGTGATTGTCTAA
- a CDS encoding SPOR domain-containing protein — protein sequence MNDGFKQRLVGAIVLLAIALILWPVIFTDPNAIVMDRTSQIPPTPAFEEYPVAKPVRPQNITPVVKPKPEPVAAVTEKPKPKEQAKPKAKAKPKLAGTGLPESWVLQVASFTQPKKADELKQALQKQGYKAYSRSVSTKEGKSTRVYIGPRFSKDEFTKDKTRIDKAYQVKSMVVRFEQ from the coding sequence ATGAACGATGGTTTTAAACAGCGACTGGTTGGCGCTATCGTATTATTGGCCATTGCCTTGATACTCTGGCCGGTTATCTTTACTGATCCCAATGCTATCGTCATGGATCGTACCAGCCAGATACCTCCGACCCCGGCTTTTGAAGAATACCCCGTTGCCAAGCCAGTCAGGCCACAAAACATAACACCTGTTGTAAAGCCCAAGCCTGAACCCGTGGCAGCGGTGACAGAAAAGCCTAAACCCAAAGAGCAGGCCAAGCCCAAAGCTAAAGCCAAGCCTAAATTGGCTGGTACGGGTTTACCTGAGTCCTGGGTATTACAAGTAGCCAGTTTCACACAGCCTAAAAAAGCGGATGAACTTAAGCAGGCATTGCAGAAGCAGGGTTATAAAGCCTATAGCAGATCGGTTTCGACCAAAGAGGGTAAGTCTACCCGAGTCTATATTGGCCCGCGCTTTAGTAAGGATGAATTTACCAAAGATAAAACCCGCATCGACAAGGCCTATCAGGTCAAGTCGATGGTGGTCAGGTTTGAGCAGTAA
- a CDS encoding DUF58 domain-containing protein — MSKSDQAMPSAINQIIKSRFKRWLDRRIPATRSITLDQKRIFIFPSRPGRWFIVLLIVMLIAAINYQNNMAFALVFLLSSVFIVSILHTYANLSGLTITAVRSAPVFVGDNAELLLQLQRQGDKDYFDIDISWPLSDVRSVTLSDSGEKTFGLHLPMQQRGWFKPDRLLIETFYPVGLLRAWTWLALDFDVLVYPRPLACKMESFNSSKSGDDDGEVIAKAGSDDFYQFQPYRPGDSLKHAFWKSYAKGQDLQTKEFAAYREQSLWLEWDDVSGDLEQRLSKLCYWVLTLENSNDEYGLRIPGVEITPGHGQVHQEAVLKALALYRWEGDAS, encoded by the coding sequence TTGTCTAAGAGTGATCAAGCGATGCCAAGCGCTATTAATCAGATTATAAAATCACGTTTTAAACGCTGGCTGGATCGACGGATCCCCGCCACACGTTCTATTACGCTGGATCAAAAGCGCATTTTTATTTTTCCTTCCCGCCCTGGACGTTGGTTTATTGTGCTGCTAATCGTTATGTTGATTGCAGCGATTAACTATCAAAACAATATGGCCTTTGCGCTGGTGTTTCTTTTATCCAGTGTGTTTATTGTCAGCATCCTGCATACCTATGCTAATTTGTCGGGTTTAACCATAACCGCTGTGCGCTCGGCCCCTGTCTTTGTCGGTGATAATGCTGAATTATTATTACAGTTGCAGCGTCAGGGTGATAAAGACTATTTTGATATTGATATATCGTGGCCGCTAAGCGACGTGCGCTCGGTTACCTTGTCCGATAGCGGTGAAAAAACCTTTGGCCTGCATCTACCGATGCAGCAGCGGGGTTGGTTTAAACCGGATCGGTTATTAATAGAAACGTTTTACCCCGTGGGTTTATTGCGGGCCTGGACTTGGTTGGCATTAGACTTTGACGTGTTAGTCTACCCGCGGCCGCTGGCCTGTAAAATGGAATCTTTTAACAGTAGCAAAAGTGGTGATGACGACGGTGAGGTGATTGCGAAAGCGGGCAGTGATGACTTCTATCAGTTTCAACCCTATCGTCCCGGTGACTCCCTCAAACATGCCTTTTGGAAAAGTTATGCCAAAGGACAAGACCTGCAAACTAAAGAGTTTGCCGCTTATCGTGAACAAAGTCTGTGGTTAGAGTGGGATGATGTTAGCGGTGATCTGGAGCAGCGTCTATCCAAGCTCTGCTACTGGGTATTGACTCTGGAAAATAGCAATGACGAATATGGCCTGCGTATACCCGGAGTTGAAATTACGCCGGGTCATGGTCAAGTGCATCAGGAGGCGGTATTAAAGGCGCTGGCTTTATACCGCTGGGAAGGAGATGCGTCGTGA
- a CDS encoding transglutaminase TgpA family protein, translating into MSISWQIPRNCLAWILVSQLVLLVPHAERLPWWVLAAYVVCTLWRIMVYQGRWSFPPKSVKVLLSLLCFVGIYRSYGTMIGLEPTVALLFSGFCLKLLEVVNKRDVYVIIFLAYFAALTQFLFSQDFLVSVLIFATLLLITTSLIALHQHSYARLNSISLRKAALIFMQAVPLMLVLFVVFPRFEPLWKVPLPSHQAKTGVSDSVSPGDISNLSQSGELAFRVVFEEAIPPRGQLYWRGLVLSEFDGRTWRQGESKKDFMTQPQTDDVLRQLKQPLRYSVIQEPSYQPWLFSLALAYSSNKNILAVNDYRLVYNDDIHTRIKYDISSDPKAKIQLDLDRRTRTFETQLPKGFNPQTQLYAQDLFRQSADVRDYIRRILRKFRQEEYIYTLKPPALGKHTVDEFLFDTRRGFCSHYASSFVVLMRAAGIPARMVAGYQGGEISPITGTVLVHQFDAHGWAEVWLEGEGWVRFDPTAAVSPDRIEYGLERAMQQEGSFLSDAPLSPLRYRDVAWLNKIRFQMDAFSFYWSSWVLQYKGQKQSQVLQKLLGEVSPWRVALLILGVGGIVLLFVAADLLKGRSRPKPAKEVQIYLNVCKRLERAGYKRLADEGAIDFAKRVAESDPSWKAHLLACTRAFVTLNYEPLPPDQRKAVLKQLRSESLRLSYLLTLRST; encoded by the coding sequence GTGAGTATTTCCTGGCAAATTCCGCGTAACTGTCTGGCCTGGATTCTGGTGTCACAGTTGGTGCTGCTGGTTCCCCATGCAGAACGCTTGCCCTGGTGGGTACTGGCTGCCTATGTAGTCTGCACATTATGGCGAATTATGGTCTATCAGGGCCGTTGGTCGTTTCCACCCAAGTCGGTCAAAGTTTTATTATCCTTGCTCTGCTTTGTGGGGATCTATCGTAGCTACGGCACTATGATTGGTTTGGAGCCTACCGTTGCCTTACTGTTTTCCGGGTTTTGTTTAAAGTTGCTGGAAGTGGTTAATAAGCGCGATGTGTATGTCATTATCTTTCTGGCCTATTTTGCAGCGCTAACTCAGTTTTTATTCTCGCAGGATTTTTTGGTCAGTGTCTTAATATTCGCTACTCTGTTACTGATTACGACATCGTTAATAGCATTGCATCAGCACAGCTATGCGCGTTTAAACAGTATTAGTCTACGTAAAGCAGCGCTGATTTTTATGCAGGCAGTACCCTTAATGTTAGTGCTGTTTGTGGTTTTTCCGCGTTTTGAACCGCTGTGGAAAGTGCCGTTGCCTTCTCATCAGGCAAAAACCGGTGTCAGTGATTCGGTCTCACCCGGTGATATTTCTAATCTCAGTCAAAGTGGTGAGTTGGCATTTCGTGTAGTTTTTGAAGAGGCTATTCCTCCCCGAGGCCAACTGTATTGGCGGGGTTTAGTGTTGTCTGAATTTGATGGTCGGACATGGCGTCAGGGGGAATCGAAAAAGGACTTTATGACACAGCCGCAGACCGATGATGTGCTGCGACAGTTAAAACAACCCTTGCGCTATAGTGTGATACAGGAGCCCAGCTACCAGCCTTGGTTATTTTCACTGGCACTGGCCTATAGCAGTAACAAAAATATTCTGGCAGTGAATGACTATCGCTTGGTGTATAACGATGATATTCATACTCGAATAAAATACGATATTAGCTCGGACCCCAAGGCAAAGATTCAATTAGATCTGGATAGACGTACACGCACGTTTGAAACTCAGTTGCCCAAAGGGTTTAACCCACAGACTCAGCTTTATGCTCAGGACTTATTCAGGCAATCAGCGGATGTTAGGGATTATATTCGCCGTATCCTGCGCAAGTTTCGTCAGGAGGAATATATTTATACCCTAAAGCCGCCGGCTTTGGGCAAGCATACCGTTGATGAGTTTTTGTTTGATACCCGCCGTGGCTTTTGCAGCCATTATGCCAGTAGCTTTGTGGTGTTAATGCGCGCAGCAGGTATTCCTGCCCGCATGGTTGCCGGTTATCAAGGGGGCGAGATAAGTCCGATTACCGGGACGGTATTGGTGCATCAGTTTGATGCGCATGGTTGGGCAGAGGTGTGGCTTGAAGGGGAGGGCTGGGTACGCTTTGACCCTACCGCAGCGGTTTCACCTGATCGTATTGAATATGGTTTGGAGCGGGCAATGCAGCAGGAGGGTAGCTTTTTATCCGATGCCCCTCTATCGCCGTTGCGTTACCGCGATGTGGCCTGGCTCAATAAAATACGCTTTCAGATGGATGCTTTTAGTTTTTATTGGTCTAGTTGGGTGTTGCAATATAAGGGGCAAAAGCAGTCTCAGGTGTTGCAAAAACTATTGGGGGAGGTGAGCCCCTGGCGTGTCGCCCTGTTAATTTTAGGTGTGGGTGGTATTGTCTTATTGTTTGTTGCCGCGGATTTATTGAAGGGCCGCAGCAGGCCAAAGCCAGCCAAAGAAGTGCAGATTTATTTAAATGTCTGCAAGCGTCTTGAACGAGCTGGCTATAAGCGCTTGGCGGATGAAGGCGCTATCGATTTTGCCAAGCGTGTTGCTGAATCAGATCCAAGCTGGAAGGCACATTTATTAGCTTGCACCCGTGCGTTTGTGACCTTGAATTATGAGCCATTACCACCGGATCAGCGCAAGGCGGTTTTAAAGCAGTTAAGAAGCGAATCATTGCGCTTAAGTTATTTGCTGACATTGCGTTCCACATAA
- a CDS encoding CvpA family protein, with protein MNWADWTIVGILAISSLISIKRGFVKEAISLAIWGIAFFVSVAFHERMATLLQVSVESASLRYLLSFVALFAATFVVGSMVKYLIGELVKMTGLSGTDRLFGMAFGLARGVIVIMALLILLPMAFPVNQDSWWQQSILIPQFLLIEQWCKDTFTLLLDVFGRLMP; from the coding sequence ATGAATTGGGCAGATTGGACCATCGTTGGTATTCTGGCGATATCCAGTTTAATCAGTATAAAGCGGGGGTTTGTCAAAGAGGCCATATCGCTGGCGATATGGGGTATAGCGTTCTTTGTATCAGTGGCTTTTCACGAACGCATGGCAACCCTGTTGCAGGTCTCCGTTGAATCCGCTTCGCTCAGGTATCTGTTATCCTTTGTTGCCCTGTTTGCAGCCACCTTTGTGGTTGGCTCAATGGTTAAGTACTTGATTGGTGAGTTAGTTAAAATGACGGGCCTTAGTGGTACCGATCGTTTGTTCGGTATGGCCTTCGGCTTGGCGCGGGGAGTGATTGTTATTATGGCCCTGTTGATACTGCTACCTATGGCCTTTCCGGTGAATCAGGATAGTTGGTGGCAGCAATCCATACTGATTCCACAGTTTTTGTTGATCGAGCAATGGTGCAAAGATACCTTTACGTTATTGTTAGATGTATTTGGGCGTTTAATGCCCTGA